From the Selenomonas timonae genome, one window contains:
- a CDS encoding DUF3084 domain-containing protein has protein sequence MYGITLILVLAVVGGVIAFIGDRLGTRIGKKKLSIFGLRPRHTAVIVTIFTGICITTVTFGILAAASENVRTALFGMDRLNAMIADTRAALDFTSGELQQAQEAQAKASSDLKKSEEEIARLEGEQSDLRAESDRLSAGNRALMMEKEGLISINGRLSGENETLLADIQALGVRANELRENILNLREGNITYQAGEIIASGIIPAGLSHDEVERGLAGIAQLGTRNISARLGENHTDQDIWIYGPEYDAAVKAIEASSVDMIVRIVAAGNLVRGDEIRASFELYPNRVIYHDGELIIARVYAPEGMGAAAEQSVMSFLREVNAAASAKGILPDPIRGTVGVIEGAEFYTLVQDLAGQSGAVVISAYADGDTDAMGPLRLKFKIESENGGGA, from the coding sequence ATGTACGGTATCACGCTCATCCTCGTTCTCGCGGTTGTCGGCGGCGTCATCGCCTTCATTGGTGATCGCCTCGGGACGCGCATCGGAAAGAAGAAGCTATCTATTTTTGGGCTGCGCCCACGCCATACGGCAGTGATTGTGACGATTTTTACGGGGATCTGCATCACGACGGTGACGTTCGGCATTCTCGCGGCGGCGTCAGAGAATGTGCGCACGGCGCTCTTCGGCATGGATCGGCTGAATGCGATGATTGCCGATACACGCGCGGCGCTTGACTTCACATCTGGGGAGCTGCAGCAGGCGCAGGAGGCGCAGGCAAAGGCAAGCAGCGATCTCAAGAAGTCCGAGGAGGAGATCGCGCGGCTTGAGGGTGAGCAGTCGGATCTGCGCGCGGAGTCGGATCGGCTGTCGGCAGGCAACCGCGCGCTCATGATGGAGAAAGAGGGGCTCATTTCCATCAACGGGCGGCTCTCGGGCGAAAATGAAACGCTGCTCGCCGACATTCAGGCGCTTGGCGTGCGTGCAAATGAGCTGCGCGAGAACATCCTGAATCTGCGCGAGGGGAACATCACCTATCAGGCGGGTGAGATCATCGCGAGCGGCATCATTCCCGCAGGACTCAGCCACGATGAGGTTGAGCGCGGACTAGCGGGGATTGCGCAGCTCGGCACACGCAACATCTCCGCGCGCCTCGGGGAGAACCATACGGATCAGGACATCTGGATCTATGGGCCGGAGTACGATGCCGCCGTGAAAGCAATCGAGGCGAGTTCCGTCGATATGATCGTGCGCATCGTTGCGGCGGGGAATCTCGTGCGCGGGGATGAGATCCGCGCGTCCTTCGAGCTGTACCCGAACCGTGTCATCTATCACGACGGCGAGCTCATCATTGCCCGTGTCTATGCGCCCGAGGGCATGGGGGCGGCTGCGGAGCAGTCGGTCATGTCATTCCTGCGCGAGGTCAATGCTGCGGCATCGGCAAAGGGCATCCTGCCCGATCCGATTCGCGGAACGGTTGGCGTGATCGAAGGCGCGGAGTTCTACACTCTTGTGCAGGATCTCGCGGGGCAGTCGGGCGCGGTTGTCATCTCCGCCTATGCGGACGGCGATACGGACGCAATGGGGCCTCTGCGGCTGAAATTCAAGATTGAAAGTGAAAACGGGGGCGGCGCATGA
- a CDS encoding RuvC family protein, with protein MSCPVLAIDPGREKCGVAVLAADGHILVQEIVQTEALTDVVGALAAAYEPTIIMGNGTTSAEARTRIEALGATVTLVDEYRTTDGAKQLYWEVHPPCGWRRFVPRGMLVPPVPVDDFVAVILARRFLQIQIV; from the coding sequence ATGAGCTGCCCCGTCCTTGCGATTGACCCCGGACGCGAGAAATGCGGCGTCGCCGTGCTTGCGGCAGATGGGCACATTCTTGTGCAGGAAATTGTGCAGACAGAGGCGCTGACGGATGTGGTCGGTGCACTTGCTGCGGCATATGAGCCGACCATTATCATGGGAAACGGGACGACGAGTGCAGAGGCGCGTACCCGTATAGAGGCATTGGGCGCCACGGTGACGCTGGTCGATGAGTACCGCACGACAGATGGGGCGAAGCAGCTCTATTGGGAGGTACACCCTCCGTGCGGATGGCGGCGGTTCGTGCCGCGCGGCATGCTCGTGCCGCCCGTGCCTGTAGATGATTTCGTCGCTGTGATCCTCGCACGGCGGTTTTTGCAGATACAAATTGTTTGA
- a CDS encoding glycosyltransferase family 4 protein, with protein sequence MPDNVLAFMIALGMALVLTPGVIAFARRTGALDKPDARKVHARPIPRIGGIGIYAAFMVSILVQLIFVDLSPEFMMSLIGLMVGGTIVVAIGIIDDYCDLPAKVKLLGQIVAAAVLVIAFDVRIDFITDPLGDFIYLEWFAIPATIFWVVGLTNTVNLIDGLDGLAAGVSSIAAITIFLVAMEEGIPFVAMMTAALAGAAVGFLYYNFNPARIFMGDTGSMFLGFMLAGISVVGAVKSAATIALIVPILALGLPILDTTFAIVRRARNHRPIFKPDKGHLHHRLLAHGFTQKQAVLLMYVVSGLFGLCALALTAVSPQAAALIILIVAAAVFIGARKLGIFRMDVPQK encoded by the coding sequence ATGCCCGATAATGTCTTAGCATTTATGATCGCGCTTGGCATGGCGCTCGTGCTCACCCCCGGCGTCATTGCCTTTGCGCGCCGCACGGGGGCGCTCGACAAGCCCGACGCGCGCAAGGTGCACGCGCGCCCGATCCCGCGCATCGGCGGCATCGGGATCTACGCCGCATTCATGGTGTCGATCCTCGTACAGCTCATCTTTGTCGATCTTAGCCCTGAGTTCATGATGAGCCTCATTGGACTCATGGTCGGCGGCACGATCGTCGTCGCAATCGGCATCATCGACGACTACTGCGACCTGCCGGCTAAGGTGAAGCTGCTCGGGCAGATCGTTGCCGCCGCTGTGCTTGTCATCGCGTTTGATGTGCGCATCGACTTTATCACCGACCCACTTGGCGACTTTATCTATCTGGAATGGTTCGCAATTCCCGCGACAATTTTCTGGGTTGTTGGTCTGACGAATACCGTGAATCTGATCGACGGGCTGGACGGTCTTGCGGCAGGGGTCTCCTCGATTGCCGCGATTACAATTTTTCTTGTCGCAATGGAGGAGGGCATCCCCTTCGTCGCGATGATGACGGCGGCGCTCGCGGGCGCGGCGGTTGGCTTCCTCTATTACAACTTCAACCCCGCGCGCATCTTCATGGGCGACACGGGGAGCATGTTCCTCGGCTTCATGCTCGCGGGCATCTCCGTCGTCGGCGCAGTCAAGAGCGCTGCGACCATTGCGCTCATCGTTCCGATTCTCGCGCTCGGGCTGCCGATCCTCGACACGACGTTTGCCATCGTGCGGCGCGCGCGCAATCATCGCCCGATCTTCAAGCCGGACAAGGGGCATCTTCACCATCGCCTCCTCGCGCACGGCTTCACGCAGAAACAGGCGGTGCTGCTCATGTACGTTGTGAGCGGCCTCTTTGGGCTGTGTGCGCTTGCCCTCACGGCAGTCAGCCCCCAGGCGGCAGCACTCATCATCCTGATTGTCGCGGCGGCGGTTTTTATCGGCGCGCGCAAGTTGGGCATTTTCCGCATGGATGTGCCGCAGAAATAG
- the wecB gene encoding non-hydrolyzing UDP-N-acetylglucosamine 2-epimerase, which yields MTGKIKVMSIFGTRPEAIKMAPVVRALMQHTDEIEMRTLVTAQHREMLDQVLHLFHIVPDYDLNIMAAGQTLFDITTRAMMGINEVFQKERPDLVLVHGDTTTTFAGALAAYYHQIPVGHVEAGLRTHDIYSPFPEEMNRRLTGGIATLHFAPTPTAHANLVAEGVPERRIFVTGNTVIDALHHTVRPDYVLPAELAGVDFANHRVLLVTTHRRENLGEPMRHVYRAIRSIIEQMDDVEVIFPVHRNPKVREIVREELGGISRVHLIDPLDYEPFANLMARVDIVLTDSGGIQEEAPSLGKPVLVLRDTTERPEAVTAGTVRLIGTDEQRVYDETMRLLTEPTAYTHMAEAVNPYGDGEASRRIIEAILYHAGHAQTPPEPFGA from the coding sequence ATGACCGGCAAAATCAAAGTCATGTCGATCTTTGGCACGCGTCCCGAGGCAATCAAGATGGCACCTGTCGTCAGGGCGCTCATGCAGCACACGGACGAGATCGAGATGCGGACGCTCGTCACGGCGCAGCACCGCGAGATGCTCGATCAGGTGCTGCACCTCTTCCACATCGTCCCCGACTATGACCTCAACATCATGGCGGCAGGGCAGACCCTCTTCGACATCACCACGCGTGCGATGATGGGCATCAACGAGGTCTTTCAAAAGGAGAGACCCGACCTCGTGCTCGTCCACGGCGACACGACGACGACATTTGCGGGCGCGCTTGCCGCATACTACCATCAGATCCCCGTCGGTCACGTCGAGGCGGGGCTCAGGACGCATGACATCTATTCGCCGTTCCCCGAGGAGATGAACCGCCGCCTGACGGGTGGGATCGCAACCCTACATTTCGCACCGACGCCGACCGCACACGCGAACCTCGTCGCCGAGGGCGTGCCCGAGCGGCGCATCTTCGTCACGGGCAATACGGTCATCGACGCACTGCATCACACCGTACGCCCCGACTATGTCCTTCCCGCAGAGTTGGCGGGTGTGGACTTTGCAAATCACCGCGTCCTCCTCGTCACGACACATCGGCGGGAGAACCTCGGTGAGCCGATGCGTCACGTCTACCGTGCGATTCGCAGCATCATCGAGCAGATGGACGATGTGGAGGTCATCTTCCCCGTCCACCGCAACCCAAAGGTGCGCGAGATCGTGCGCGAGGAGCTCGGCGGAATTTCGCGCGTGCACCTCATCGATCCGCTCGACTATGAGCCGTTTGCAAATCTTATGGCGCGTGTTGACATCGTGCTCACGGACTCGGGCGGCATTCAGGAGGAGGCTCCCTCGCTTGGCAAGCCCGTACTCGTGCTGCGTGATACCACAGAGCGCCCCGAGGCAGTCACGGCGGGGACCGTGCGGCTCATCGGTACGGATGAGCAGCGCGTCTATGACGAGACTATGCGCCTCCTGACCGAGCCGACCGCCTATACGCACATGGCGGAGGCGGTCAATCCCTACGGTGACGGAGAGGCATCGCGCCGCATCATCGAGGCGATCCTCTATCATGCGGGACACGCACAGACACCGCCGGAACCGTTCGGGGCATAG
- a CDS encoding AtpZ/AtpI family protein, with protein MEQKNTPPSAGVEALRACGLLSGVGIYFVVFLGVFIFLGKCADDFLGTGHVCTIVGILLGFPAAIYSLYRQLKHYKLV; from the coding sequence ATGGAGCAGAAAAATACGCCGCCATCCGCAGGCGTTGAGGCTCTGCGTGCATGCGGTCTCCTCTCGGGTGTCGGCATCTACTTTGTCGTCTTTCTTGGCGTATTCATCTTTCTCGGCAAATGTGCCGACGACTTCCTCGGCACGGGGCATGTCTGCACCATCGTGGGCATTCTCCTCGGCTTTCCTGCCGCGATCTACAGCCTGTATCGGCAGCTGAAACACTATAAGCTTGTATAA
- a CDS encoding glutathione reductase translates to MENLFEQIRAFLSAPTENADEFDASDALIWVDWGEEDDAVLGYLNDVLPEAAQIDYECTDSAEERGFDILLKVDGAAHAIPYAADAADRDTTLKAAQEYLAPMYEIRWYMGSLGSDTLAFCVLQAEQWRRLAQEFGAETLDYYFAPIDADSKMFEMDADEVFDLLEQRKQ, encoded by the coding sequence ATGGAAAATTTATTTGAGCAGATTCGCGCTTTTCTTTCGGCTCCGACTGAGAACGCGGACGAATTTGACGCGAGCGATGCGCTGATCTGGGTGGATTGGGGAGAGGAGGACGATGCCGTTCTTGGCTATCTGAACGATGTTCTCCCCGAGGCGGCGCAGATTGATTACGAATGTACGGATTCGGCGGAGGAGCGCGGCTTTGATATTCTCCTAAAGGTGGATGGAGCAGCGCACGCCATTCCCTACGCGGCGGATGCGGCGGACAGGGACACCACGCTGAAGGCAGCGCAGGAGTATCTTGCGCCCATGTATGAGATTCGCTGGTATATGGGCTCGCTCGGCAGCGATACGCTTGCGTTCTGTGTGTTGCAGGCGGAGCAGTGGAGGCGGCTCGCGCAGGAGTTCGGTGCGGAGACTCTGGACTACTATTTCGCACCGATTGATGCGGACAGCAAGATGTTCGAGATGGACGCGGACGAGGTCTTCGATCTGCTGGAGCAGAGAAAACAATAG
- a CDS encoding hexokinase family protein: MGFDREKFDEIKAAFTIDDDALRKIADDFRADMCAGLAGKEGATLRMLRSYAGLPSGKELGSFLALDFGGTNVRALRILLKGGGEYEVLSKVAKPLTLPGVYDYVSADATAEEMFDFLAEIIDEAIDGNRETKYLLGHTFSFPSTQTDLYNARLIVWTKEFATQGVEGKVVNDLLKEALARRGMTNVEPVAVINDTVAVLLAAAYKHEHTYIGSIYATGQNTCYYEEFADGSETPTVINMESGGFGRLPFSKYDELLDKESEQPGAQRLEKMVSGRYLGTLYGTALADLLGADGVYPFSSIELSEIITDAYLDRHAAGAVIEAKTGMTFTAAERALLQELATAVIVRSARIVAATYVAIIQHRMGENELENQFVAVDGSVYEKVPLVAHHLRGALDTLLLDEAVNVKIILENAGSALGAALAAAMTERK, translated from the coding sequence ATGGGATTTGATCGTGAAAAATTTGACGAGATAAAGGCAGCCTTCACCATAGACGACGATGCGCTCCGCAAGATCGCCGATGATTTCCGCGCCGATATGTGCGCGGGGCTCGCGGGCAAAGAGGGTGCAACACTCCGTATGCTCCGCTCCTATGCAGGGCTTCCAAGCGGCAAGGAGCTCGGCTCCTTCCTTGCGCTCGACTTTGGCGGCACGAACGTCCGCGCCCTGCGCATCCTCCTCAAAGGCGGCGGCGAATACGAGGTGCTGAGCAAGGTTGCAAAGCCGCTCACCCTCCCCGGTGTCTACGACTACGTCAGCGCAGATGCGACGGCAGAGGAGATGTTTGACTTCCTCGCGGAGATCATCGACGAAGCAATCGACGGAAATCGGGAGACAAAATACCTCCTTGGACATACCTTCTCCTTTCCCTCCACACAGACCGACCTCTACAACGCACGGCTCATCGTCTGGACGAAGGAGTTCGCCACGCAGGGGGTCGAGGGCAAGGTTGTCAACGACCTGCTCAAAGAGGCACTCGCACGGCGCGGCATGACGAACGTTGAACCCGTCGCCGTCATCAACGATACGGTCGCAGTGCTGCTCGCAGCGGCGTACAAGCACGAGCACACCTACATCGGATCGATCTACGCCACGGGGCAGAACACCTGCTACTATGAGGAGTTCGCGGACGGCAGCGAGACGCCGACCGTCATCAACATGGAGTCGGGCGGCTTTGGGCGGCTGCCCTTCTCCAAATACGACGAACTCCTTGACAAGGAGTCCGAGCAGCCCGGCGCACAGCGGCTCGAAAAGATGGTGTCCGGGCGCTACCTCGGCACACTCTACGGTACGGCACTTGCAGATCTCCTCGGTGCGGACGGGGTCTATCCGTTTTCGAGCATCGAGCTCTCCGAGATCATCACCGATGCCTACCTCGACCGCCATGCGGCAGGTGCGGTCATCGAAGCCAAGACAGGCATGACCTTCACCGCCGCCGAGCGCGCCCTGCTGCAGGAACTCGCGACTGCCGTCATCGTCCGCTCCGCACGCATTGTTGCAGCAACGTACGTCGCCATCATCCAGCACCGCATGGGTGAGAACGAGCTCGAGAACCAGTTCGTCGCCGTCGACGGCTCCGTCTATGAGAAAGTACCGCTCGTCGCACATCACCTACGTGGTGCGCTCGACACCCTCCTCTTAGACGAGGCGGTCAACGTCAAGATCATCCTCGAAAACGCCGGCTCCGCCCTCGGCGCAGCGCTTGCCGCCGCGATGACGGAGAGAAAATAA
- a CDS encoding HAD-IIB family hydrolase, which produces MKVAASDYDGTLLRGGKIDAETKEGIARWRAAGHKFGVISGRDYGMLVPQLIAYGVEFDYTVCNNGGIIRGADASVRFQAEIDPRALTAIASEPSAQKSFHFAFSAADVTYLCHHSEGSWIEREAKDWDFPIVYITEADIGGLTGIQQFSLGFHEPTLSDECAAVLNAKLGDKIHAFPNACSLDITPAGISKDQGIRTLLSVMGWDGAEVFAIGDETNDLPMLKAWDGYSLTTARPEIQAQAKQVFPSVGAMLDHFC; this is translated from the coding sequence ATGAAGGTAGCGGCAAGCGATTACGACGGTACGCTCCTCAGGGGCGGCAAGATCGACGCGGAGACGAAGGAGGGCATCGCCCGTTGGCGTGCGGCAGGGCACAAGTTCGGCGTCATCTCGGGGCGCGACTACGGGATGCTCGTCCCCCAGCTCATTGCGTACGGCGTAGAGTTTGACTACACCGTCTGCAACAACGGCGGCATCATACGGGGTGCGGATGCATCCGTACGATTTCAGGCGGAGATTGATCCTCGCGCGCTCACGGCGATTGCGTCGGAGCCGAGCGCACAGAAGTCCTTTCACTTCGCCTTCTCAGCGGCAGATGTGACCTATCTCTGCCACCACTCAGAGGGCTCGTGGATCGAACGCGAGGCAAAGGACTGGGACTTCCCCATCGTCTATATCACGGAAGCCGACATCGGAGGACTGACGGGGATTCAGCAGTTCTCGCTCGGCTTTCATGAGCCTACCCTGTCCGATGAATGTGCCGCCGTGCTGAACGCAAAACTGGGGGATAAGATTCACGCATTCCCGAACGCGTGCAGCCTTGACATCACGCCCGCCGGCATCAGCAAGGATCAGGGCATCCGTACTCTCCTCTCCGTCATGGGATGGGACGGCGCGGAGGTGTTCGCCATCGGCGACGAGACGAACGATCTGCCCATGCTCAAGGCATGGGACGGCTACTCGCTCACCACGGCACGCCCCGAGATACAGGCACAGGCAAAGCAGGTATTCCCGAGCGTCGGCGCGATGCTCGATCACTTTTGTTAA